One Simonsiella muelleri ATCC 29453 DNA window includes the following coding sequences:
- a CDS encoding helix-turn-helix domain-containing protein: MNAPKLSIAGKNLIYLMNKHGLNVTSLANAAKANQPSLFRIVNGESRDPREDTLKPYAEYFGIEVADLRTKDLTSTAHSNVEPVINLHGRIPVIEWTSIKDWQNMDINIKDIKEWRSTTREHSSKTFALRVKGITMVRYGHKESFEDGDIILVDPEREIINGSLVIAQIGNETELVFRKLYIENGKMFLHALNPNWTEPLIELKDKSMIKGVVFEKQIDF, encoded by the coding sequence ATGAACGCACCAAAATTGAGTATTGCAGGCAAAAATTTGATTTACTTGATGAATAAACATGGTTTAAATGTGACATCACTAGCTAATGCAGCCAAAGCCAATCAGCCCTCTTTATTTCGCATCGTGAATGGAGAAAGTAGAGACCCACGAGAAGATACTTTAAAACCTTATGCTGAATACTTTGGCATAGAAGTTGCTGATTTGAGAACGAAAGATTTAACATCAACAGCACACTCAAATGTTGAACCTGTAATAAATTTACATGGTAGAATACCAGTCATTGAGTGGACAAGTATCAAAGATTGGCAAAATATGGATATTAATATCAAGGACATAAAAGAATGGCGCAGTACTACGCGAGAACATAGCAGCAAAACATTTGCGCTGCGTGTAAAAGGTATCACAATGGTTCGTTACGGACACAAAGAATCGTTTGAAGATGGCGATATTATTTTAGTAGACCCAGAGCGTGAAATTATCAATGGCAGCCTTGTGATTGCTCAAATTGGTAATGAAACAGAATTAGTTTTCAGGAAGTTATATATTGAAAATGGAAAAATGTTTCTTCACGCCCTTAATCCTAATTGGACAGAGCCATTAATTGAACTAAAAGACAAAAGTATGATTAAAGGTGTTGTTTTTGAAAAACAAATTGACTTTTAA
- a CDS encoding tyrosine-type recombinase/integrase produces the protein MGTIQKRQNPSGETVYRAIIRINRAGYPNFSESRTFSKRSLASAWIKKREAEIELNPDILLDKKSKKQIIPTLREAVERYINESEGQFGRTKPSTMRFLASFEIGGIRLNRLKRADYTEFALLRRRGSPERNLPTVKGSTVDNDLQYIRSLLKHAHFMWGLDVSWNELDMAMEGLRRSRLIDKGEERMRLPSRDELLALTRYFWQQKQRYPSQTKFPMYLIIWFAIYSCRREGEITRLLWSDFDEDNRVWLVRDMKHPRGSKGNHAAFLVKDNTMQLINCLRESEMRTYLRKHGFSPDYLIGGDGKSVGAAFTNACKILGIKDLRFHDLRHEGATRLAEDGLTVPQMQQITLHQNWKTLQRYVNMAAIPRKDRLDFDEAMEYAQQE, from the coding sequence TTGGGTACAATTCAGAAACGACAAAATCCTTCTGGTGAAACAGTTTATCGGGCGATAATCCGTATAAATCGCGCTGGTTATCCAAACTTTAGCGAGAGCCGAACATTTAGCAAACGTTCCCTTGCTAGTGCGTGGATAAAAAAGCGTGAAGCAGAAATTGAACTTAATCCCGATATTTTGCTAGACAAAAAAAGCAAGAAACAAATTATACCAACACTCCGAGAAGCTGTAGAGCGTTATATCAATGAGAGTGAAGGGCAATTTGGGCGTACTAAACCGTCTACTATGCGATTTTTGGCTAGTTTTGAAATTGGGGGGATACGGCTTAATCGGTTGAAGCGAGCAGATTATACTGAATTTGCCTTATTGCGCCGTCGTGGTTCGCCCGAGCGGAATTTGCCGACCGTCAAAGGTTCTACGGTGGACAATGATTTGCAGTATATCCGCTCGCTGCTGAAACACGCGCATTTTATGTGGGGCTTGGATGTGAGTTGGAACGAGTTGGATATGGCAATGGAAGGACTTCGCCGTAGCCGCTTGATTGATAAAGGCGAAGAACGTATGCGATTGCCTAGTCGTGATGAATTATTGGCATTGACACGCTATTTTTGGCAGCAAAAACAACGTTATCCTAGTCAAACTAAATTTCCTATGTATTTGATTATTTGGTTTGCTATTTATTCTTGTCGGCGCGAAGGTGAAATTACACGTTTGTTATGGTCCGACTTTGACGAAGATAATCGGGTGTGGTTGGTGCGTGATATGAAACATCCGCGTGGCAGCAAAGGTAATCACGCTGCTTTCTTGGTCAAAGATAATACGATGCAACTTATTAATTGCTTGAGAGAAAGCGAAATGCGGACCTATTTGCGTAAACATGGTTTTTCGCCTGATTATCTGATTGGTGGCGATGGTAAGAGTGTGGGTGCTGCCTTTACCAATGCTTGCAAGATTTTGGGTATCAAAGATTTAAGATTTCATGATTTGCGACACGAAGGCGCGACAAGGCTGGCTGAAGATGGTTTAACTGTGCCACAAATGCAGCAAATTACATTGCACCAAAACTGGAAAACTTTGCAGCGATATGTCAATATGGCTGCCATTCCGCGAAAAGATAGATTGGATTTTGATGAAGCAATGGAGTATGCACAACAAGAGTAA
- a CDS encoding response regulator transcription factor gives MSRVLLVDDDDTLTELLAEYLTAEGLEVNRMPDGESGVKEILHSGNSYDVVILDSMMPKMGGLDVLKTVRAQSKIPIIMLTAKGDDIDRIIGLEMGADDYVPKPCQPRELLARINAILRRAQHNNGDSNNAANSLSVSNVTLYPAKRQASIGDTPLELTSTEFNLLEALMRHAGQVVSKETLSLEALDRKLAKFDRSIDVHISSIRHKLGDPSLIQTVRGLGYLFVKN, from the coding sequence ATGAGTCGCGTATTACTTGTAGATGATGACGATACCTTAACCGAATTGCTTGCCGAATATTTAACCGCTGAAGGGCTAGAAGTGAACCGTATGCCCGATGGCGAAAGCGGTGTAAAAGAAATTTTGCACAGTGGCAATTCATATGATGTGGTGATTTTGGATTCGATGATGCCGAAAATGGGTGGTTTGGACGTGCTGAAAACTGTCCGCGCCCAAAGCAAAATCCCCATCATTATGCTAACTGCCAAAGGCGATGACATTGACCGCATCATTGGCTTGGAAATGGGCGCAGATGACTACGTCCCCAAACCTTGCCAACCACGTGAATTATTGGCGCGTATCAATGCTATTTTGCGCCGCGCCCAACACAACAACGGCGATAGCAACAATGCTGCCAACAGCTTGTCAGTGAGCAATGTAACGTTGTATCCCGCCAAACGCCAAGCGTCTATCGGCGATACACCGTTGGAATTGACCAGCACCGAATTTAATTTATTGGAAGCCTTGATGCGCCACGCTGGACAAGTAGTCAGCAAAGAAACCTTGTCATTAGAAGCACTTGACCGCAAATTAGCCAAATTTGACCGCAGCATTGATGTGCATATTTCCAGCATTCGCCACAAACTGGGCGATCCATCGTTAATTCAAACGGTGCGTGGTTTGGGTTATTTATTTGTGAAAAATTAA
- a CDS encoding 2Fe-2S iron-sulfur cluster-binding protein, with product MSQIIVSPSQTQFSSQENETILSAAIRHGINLPHSCQSGVCGSCVATLVSGSVVQSGEYDDYVLNQDEIAAGKILLCCSQADGDVTVDMPSYAGAKAIAIRTLPARVANVDIRGDVAVLTVALPKSPPFQFYAGQYMEILLKDGSRSYSIANAPSQKATLEFHVRLREGGLFSPQLFSGSLKSGAIMRLRGPLGSFYLNDESADKPLILLATGTGFAPIKSILMQLADTQPERVVHVYHGTRVAAGLYDETALRQLLAALPNAKYTPVLSRPDADWSGATGYITEYVLRDYADLSGHEVYACGSPDMIHSSRQMLVAQTRLPENAFFSDVFTAHV from the coding sequence ATGTCCCAAATTATCGTATCCCCCAGCCAAACCCAATTTTCCTCTCAAGAAAATGAAACCATCTTATCTGCCGCCATTCGCCATGGCATCAATTTGCCACACTCTTGTCAAAGTGGCGTATGTGGCAGTTGTGTGGCGACTTTGGTTTCAGGCAGCGTGGTGCAAAGCGGCGAATATGACGATTATGTGTTAAATCAAGATGAAATCGCAGCAGGCAAAATCTTGCTGTGTTGCTCGCAAGCCGATGGCGATGTAACCGTGGATATGCCCTCCTACGCGGGCGCAAAAGCCATTGCGATTCGTACATTGCCTGCGCGAGTCGCTAATGTGGATATTCGTGGTGATGTTGCTGTTTTGACAGTGGCTTTACCTAAATCACCGCCATTCCAATTTTATGCAGGGCAATACATGGAAATTTTGCTCAAAGACGGTTCGCGCAGCTATTCGATTGCCAATGCACCCAGCCAAAAGGCTACTTTGGAATTTCATGTGCGTTTGCGTGAAGGCGGTTTGTTTTCGCCACAATTATTTTCAGGCAGCCTGAAAAGTGGCGCGATTATGCGTTTGCGTGGGCCATTGGGTTCGTTTTATTTGAATGATGAATCAGCGGACAAACCCTTAATTTTATTGGCAACAGGAACGGGTTTTGCACCCATCAAATCTATTTTGATGCAATTGGCAGACACGCAGCCTGAACGTGTGGTTCATGTTTATCACGGCACGCGTGTGGCAGCTGGTTTGTACGATGAAACAGCGTTGCGACAATTGTTGGCGGCATTGCCCAACGCAAAATACACCCCCGTTTTATCGCGCCCTGACGCAGATTGGTCGGGTGCAACAGGTTATATCACGGAGTATGTGTTACGCGATTATGCAGATTTATCTGGGCATGAAGTGTATGCGTGTGGCTCGCCTGACATGATTCACAGCAGTCGTCAAATGTTGGTCGCACAAACTCGGCTGCCTGAAAACGCATTTTTCAGCGATGTATTTACCGCGCACGTATGA
- a CDS encoding Fis family transcriptional regulator, translated as MMQTVPDIAECITQNLNQYFQDLDGQTACGVYDMVLFQVEKPLLQRIMQECDGNQCKAALMLGLNRNTLRKKLIQHGLLS; from the coding sequence ATCATGCAAACTGTTCCTGATATTGCCGAATGCATCACACAAAATCTGAATCAATATTTTCAAGATTTAGACGGTCAAACCGCTTGCGGTGTATATGATATGGTGTTGTTTCAAGTAGAAAAACCACTTTTACAACGCATTATGCAAGAATGCGATGGCAATCAATGTAAAGCAGCACTTATGTTGGGTTTAAATCGCAATACATTACGCAAGAAATTAATTCAACACGGTTTGTTGTCCTAA
- a CDS encoding PglL family O-oligosaccharyltransferase: MNNRLFSWNVLPLWVGFALILIPFFSIWRVGMLSSFYLEAGSLLFALIFVLMSVVMFWGNASGFSGSLKQNCPPASIYFIVLAIFWAMQARIMKLPYIGLSDMVAWTFVVYALVGWACRGWVLRVGQERVVSILAWVLVLGACLQGVVAWLQYSGKAAAFSGYLMYRPNIVEGQLGQYNHLGHFMMWGILSAGYLWGVKRMAVWLFVPIIVYLTATTGIITSRALIAYVLAMAILLPIWRVLAGKSANRVVMGLVLAAAGVIVFQFALEPILQIFSDAPTHLDNGIARLGEHSHEGSGRSYEWKKAWAVFQTAPVWGYGWGSYPVQSFLLDEHIYPKAFRLYDPNVLFTHSHNSFLNLLAEMGLVGTLLILGGLAWVISGCLKMRNAPNLLLLALMTVSLTHSFLEYPLWYIYFLTVFALFPMLMTTGLPNVSEFVSGSLKNRLSNNKWAISVALLALAMIFGITRLGFAYNELVAANKKNNTTSERTQEIMQLLHTSRTEPMLAHYADITLINYTQINSETLPQWANLAQKSIGFRPYAHAYKNGLILYRQGKVAEAKHWLHQTYRYYPHQMHVYGNEIMLSPYYTGLRQQFTEECEAYRHADPKKAPICAEALPSEPKIKKNKIIN; encoded by the coding sequence GTGAATAATCGTTTGTTTTCGTGGAATGTGTTGCCACTTTGGGTGGGGTTTGCGTTGATTTTAATCCCATTTTTTTCCATTTGGCGCGTAGGTATGCTCAGTAGCTTTTATTTGGAAGCTGGTTCGCTGTTATTTGCATTGATTTTTGTGTTGATGAGTGTGGTGATGTTTTGGGGCAACGCGTCTGGGTTTTCAGGCAGCCTGAAACAAAATTGTCCGCCTGCCAGCATTTATTTCATTGTGCTGGCGATTTTTTGGGCGATGCAAGCACGTATCATGAAGTTACCATATATCGGCTTGAGTGATATGGTGGCATGGACGTTTGTGGTGTATGCCCTAGTGGGGTGGGCGTGTCGGGGTTGGGTGTTGCGTGTGGGACAAGAACGCGTGGTATCGATATTGGCGTGGGTATTGGTACTGGGTGCGTGTTTGCAAGGTGTGGTGGCGTGGCTGCAATATTCGGGCAAAGCGGCGGCGTTTTCAGGCTACCTGATGTATCGTCCGAATATAGTGGAAGGTCAACTCGGACAATACAACCATCTTGGGCATTTTATGATGTGGGGGATTTTGTCGGCTGGCTATTTGTGGGGCGTGAAACGCATGGCGGTGTGGTTATTTGTGCCAATTATTGTGTATTTGACAGCAACAACGGGGATTATCACGTCTCGCGCTTTGATTGCGTATGTTTTGGCGATGGCGATTTTGTTGCCAATTTGGCGCGTGTTGGCGGGAAAATCAGCGAATCGGGTGGTAATGGGTTTGGTGTTGGCGGCGGCTGGCGTGATTGTGTTCCAATTTGCGCTTGAACCGATTTTGCAAATATTCAGCGATGCCCCCACGCATTTGGACAACGGCATAGCCCGACTAGGTGAACATTCACACGAAGGCAGTGGACGCAGTTACGAATGGAAAAAAGCATGGGCGGTATTCCAAACCGCACCTGTGTGGGGCTACGGTTGGGGCAGTTATCCTGTGCAAAGTTTTTTGTTGGACGAGCATATTTATCCTAAAGCCTTTCGTTTATACGACCCAAATGTATTGTTCACACACAGCCACAATTCATTTTTGAATCTGTTGGCGGAGATGGGTTTGGTGGGAACTTTGTTGATATTGGGTGGATTGGCATGGGTGATTTCAGGCTGCCTGAAAATGCGTAACGCACCGAATTTGTTGTTATTGGCATTGATGACGGTGTCGCTAACACATAGTTTTTTGGAATATCCGCTTTGGTATATTTATTTTTTGACGGTATTTGCGTTGTTTCCGATGTTGATGACAACGGGTTTACCCAATGTGTCCGAATTTGTTTCAGGCAGCCTGAAAAACCGTTTATCCAATAATAAATGGGCAATAAGCGTGGCTTTGCTGGCGTTGGCGATGATTTTTGGGATAACGCGTTTGGGTTTTGCATACAATGAATTAGTCGCCGCCAATAAGAAAAACAACACCACTTCTGAACGCACACAAGAAATCATGCAATTATTGCACACCAGCCGCACCGAACCGATGCTCGCGCATTACGCTGACATCACGTTAATTAATTACACCCAAATCAATAGCGAAACATTGCCGCAGTGGGCAAATTTGGCGCAAAAATCCATTGGTTTTCGTCCCTATGCCCACGCCTACAAAAACGGCTTAATCCTGTACAGACAAGGCAAAGTAGCAGAAGCCAAACACTGGTTACACCAAACCTACCGTTATTATCCGCACCAAATGCACGTTTATGGTAATGAAATCATGTTGTCGCCGTATTACACGGGTTTGCGTCAACAATTTACCGAAGAATGCGAAGCTTATCGCCACGCCGACCCGAAAAAAGCCCCCATTTGTGCCGAAGCCTTACCCAGTGAACCGAAGATTAAAAAAAACAAAATAATCAATTAG
- a CDS encoding Trp family transcriptional regulator, producing MKTTQELLLELLKHGKSQHEISRQTKVGQATISRIANGHIQSPFARCHAKILDYYELVKETL from the coding sequence ATGAAAACAACACAAGAGCTATTGCTTGAGTTGCTTAAACACGGCAAAAGTCAGCATGAAATTAGCCGTCAAACAAAAGTAGGACAAGCAACCATTAGTAGAATTGCAAATGGACATATTCAATCCCCTTTTGCGCGGTGTCATGCAAAAATCCTTGATTATTATGAATTGGTTAAGGAGACATTATGA
- a CDS encoding IS5 family transposase — MSSFFYHTAQTLLNQYTDRFPLLKITQLLDWQAIEQTLANHKVNYVCNNGGRPAYPLLPMFRAILLGQWHSLSDPELERSLVTRLDFIIFCQFPDEMNLPDHSTLNRFRNWLIKEGLADELYQQINQQLAHNQLKVEKAQTAIVDATIIQTAGGKLKKSIEINENEEVIQTPASKDKDARWTIKSKHWYLGYKLHARTDEEGFHVTLANASDVNNLETVLDKVEQGVKVYADKGYDSQSNREFLDKNQLVDGIMRKAHRKKPLMREDIERNKELAKIRYRVEQSFAILHRIFRCKRASYFGLEKVKGQMGLKVICLNLLKAANKLRLVAPIAA, encoded by the coding sequence ATGTCCAGCTTTTTCTATCACACCGCCCAAACCCTACTTAACCAATACACAGACCGTTTCCCATTACTTAAAATTACCCAACTTCTGGATTGGCAAGCCATTGAACAAACGCTCGCCAACCATAAAGTAAACTATGTATGCAATAACGGCGGTCGTCCTGCCTATCCGTTACTACCGATGTTCCGCGCCATTTTGCTCGGACAATGGCACAGTTTGTCTGACCCAGAATTGGAACGCAGTTTGGTTACGCGTTTAGATTTCATCATTTTTTGCCAATTTCCAGATGAAATGAATCTACCCGACCACAGCACACTCAACCGCTTTCGTAATTGGTTGATTAAAGAAGGTTTGGCAGACGAACTTTATCAACAAATCAACCAACAACTGGCCCACAATCAACTCAAAGTAGAAAAAGCGCAAACGGCGATTGTGGACGCGACCATTATTCAAACTGCAGGTGGAAAACTTAAAAAATCCATTGAAATCAATGAGAACGAAGAAGTGATCCAAACCCCCGCCAGTAAAGACAAAGACGCAAGATGGACAATCAAAAGCAAGCATTGGTATTTGGGCTACAAACTTCATGCACGTACCGATGAAGAGGGGTTTCACGTTACGCTAGCGAATGCATCTGATGTGAACAATTTAGAAACCGTGTTGGACAAGGTTGAACAGGGTGTCAAAGTGTACGCGGATAAAGGTTACGACAGTCAATCCAATCGCGAATTTTTGGATAAAAATCAATTAGTAGACGGTATTATGCGTAAAGCACATCGCAAGAAACCTTTGATGCGTGAAGATATTGAGCGCAATAAGGAGTTGGCGAAAATCCGTTATCGTGTAGAACAGAGTTTTGCCATTTTGCATCGCATATTTAGATGTAAGCGTGCGAGTTATTTTGGGCTAGAAAAGGTCAAAGGGCAAATGGGTTTGAAAGTGATTTGTTTGAATTTGCTCAAAGCGGCAAACAAGTTAAGGCTTGTTGCGCCGATTGCTGCCTGA
- a CDS encoding DUF5906 domain-containing protein, which produces MNKHIDFKEISQAALNSAEMLLNQWLPDGKRHGHEYQARNPTRADNQIGSFSINLNTGAWADFATDDKGADLISLYAYLHGVKQGEAAKEIAKQLRMDTLPPAAPKKSLPKMTDDGWETIAPVSSNQLHGLHALHGWKETNGKTRLMESIYRDENGKVLGMVVRFPKSDGGKEDLPRTFGLDKKSGLMEWRWRTWDGMRFIYGLDVLAQKPEAPVLIVEGEKCKNITEESGWFKDFAVISWQGGCNAWHKTDWSRVQNRRVVLFPDADAHREKLSNKEKEAGVKETDKPLLPLHEQGGMKAMLGIEKELLKYGNQTAIVAIPEPDVWTAGYDIADMITDLEPLANARELVDEALTRVSPEPTLQGVSHSVKNAPNVQTGGVGDDDNVYNSYFAELLAHFALVEGKKSAVDKRNGTTYSYSALKVRFNKDVVDSWFNMPDKPLMTQYEIKRLKDIEELKQRSNDTEILETMERYIYLDGSTSVWDKQLWRMIEQGAAKLAMGDSFKIWVNSPNRKVIPIDNIVFNPMTLDLGDDYINLFRGLPVTASYPIPREEMPQNWGEVISLFPECMNIFRLVKHLCNNDWLITQFVMNWLAYPLQHLGAKLACSLVFHGDVQGAGKSWLFDDIMGQIYGEHGGHYGQEDLETIYTANRSAKLYGAFEEVFNNQQKYSNSGKIKNMVTRKTHRIERKFVDAMDEANRINCVFTSNEAQPYKLDENDRRACVVSPQKRLPDDLKQALEEEIANGGVQAFYSLLMSLPLMLDYEYVLDEETGLYNKVVHREKPIRFHANTEAIMTEAKKLVISFGRFTWQTFFYQLQNGEIDGVVFGCCRSEDIYQLYLWWCKKNHEKEHYSRSKFLNNIKTKMYYEKRWTRCPTSNRPQERKQVWILIPKDLHIPEGCAEMDVMGTQVLSFETAVRQLVNRFDD; this is translated from the coding sequence ATGAATAAACATATTGATTTTAAAGAGATTTCTCAAGCAGCCTTAAACTCCGCCGAAATGCTGCTTAATCAATGGCTGCCTGATGGCAAACGGCATGGACACGAATATCAAGCCCGAAATCCCACTCGTGCGGATAATCAAATCGGTTCGTTTTCCATTAATCTTAATACTGGGGCGTGGGCGGATTTTGCGACTGATGACAAAGGCGCGGATTTGATTAGCCTGTATGCCTATTTGCACGGCGTAAAGCAGGGCGAAGCAGCCAAAGAGATTGCCAAACAATTACGCATGGACACCTTGCCCCCTGCTGCGCCAAAAAAATCATTACCTAAAATGACTGATGACGGCTGGGAAACCATTGCGCCTGTCTCTAGTAATCAATTACATGGCTTACACGCCTTGCACGGCTGGAAAGAGACAAACGGTAAAACACGCTTGATGGAAAGCATTTATCGTGATGAAAATGGGAAAGTGTTGGGCATGGTGGTTCGCTTTCCAAAATCAGACGGCGGAAAAGAAGATTTGCCGCGTACTTTTGGCCTAGATAAAAAATCAGGCTTAATGGAATGGCGGTGGCGTACTTGGGACGGTATGCGCTTTATTTACGGCTTGGACGTGTTGGCGCAAAAGCCTGAAGCTCCTGTTTTGATTGTGGAAGGCGAAAAGTGCAAAAACATCACAGAAGAAAGCGGTTGGTTTAAAGATTTTGCCGTGATTTCTTGGCAGGGCGGTTGTAATGCGTGGCATAAAACCGACTGGTCTCGTGTGCAAAATCGCCGTGTGGTGTTGTTTCCCGATGCGGATGCACACCGCGAAAAGTTAAGCAATAAAGAAAAAGAAGCAGGTGTTAAAGAAACCGATAAGCCATTATTGCCCCTGCACGAACAAGGCGGAATGAAAGCCATGCTCGGCATTGAAAAAGAATTGCTGAAATATGGCAATCAAACGGCTATTGTTGCTATTCCTGAACCTGACGTGTGGACGGCTGGTTATGATATTGCTGATATGATAACCGATTTAGAACCGTTGGCAAATGCGCGTGAATTGGTAGATGAAGCATTGACTAGGGTTTCGCCCGAACCCACTTTACAGGGCGTGTCTCATAGTGTAAAAAATGCACCAAACGTGCAAACAGGGGGTGTAGGGGACGACGACAATGTTTATAATAGCTACTTTGCTGAATTGTTAGCGCATTTTGCGCTGGTGGAAGGCAAAAAGTCGGCGGTGGACAAACGCAATGGCACAACCTATTCATATTCTGCTTTAAAAGTGCGTTTTAACAAAGATGTGGTGGATAGCTGGTTTAATATGCCTGATAAACCATTGATGACACAATATGAAATCAAACGCCTAAAAGATATTGAAGAATTAAAACAACGTTCTAACGATACCGAAATTTTGGAAACGATGGAGCGTTATATCTATTTAGACGGTTCAACCAGCGTTTGGGATAAACAGTTGTGGCGCATGATTGAGCAAGGCGCAGCCAAATTAGCGATGGGCGATAGCTTTAAAATTTGGGTCAATTCGCCTAACCGAAAAGTTATTCCAATTGACAATATTGTCTTTAATCCCATGACGTTAGATTTGGGCGATGATTACATTAATTTGTTTCGTGGGCTGCCTGTAACTGCCAGCTATCCCATTCCGCGTGAAGAAATGCCGCAAAACTGGGGCGAAGTGATTAGCCTATTTCCTGAATGTATGAATATTTTTAGATTAGTCAAACATTTATGCAATAATGATTGGTTGATTACTCAATTTGTGATGAATTGGCTGGCTTATCCTTTGCAGCATTTGGGTGCGAAATTGGCTTGCTCATTGGTGTTTCATGGTGATGTGCAAGGTGCTGGCAAAAGCTGGTTATTTGATGACATCATGGGGCAAATTTACGGCGAACACGGCGGACATTACGGTCAAGAAGACTTGGAAACCATTTACACCGCGAACCGCTCGGCAAAACTGTACGGCGCGTTTGAAGAAGTATTCAACAATCAGCAAAAATACAGTAATTCAGGCAAAATCAAAAACATGGTTACACGCAAAACCCATCGGATTGAACGTAAATTTGTTGATGCGATGGACGAAGCCAACCGTATTAACTGTGTTTTTACCAGCAACGAAGCGCAACCATACAAATTAGACGAAAACGACCGCCGTGCTTGCGTGGTATCGCCACAAAAGCGATTGCCTGACGATTTGAAACAAGCATTAGAAGAAGAGATTGCGAATGGTGGTGTACAGGCGTTTTACTCTTTGTTGATGTCATTGCCGTTGATGTTGGATTACGAGTATGTGCTTGATGAAGAAACAGGTCTATACAATAAAGTGGTACACCGTGAAAAACCTATTCGCTTTCATGCAAATACAGAAGCGATTATGACGGAAGCCAAAAAGCTCGTGATTAGTTTTGGGCGTTTTACTTGGCAAACGTTTTTTTATCAGCTGCAAAATGGCGAAATTGACGGCGTGGTATTTGGTTGCTGTCGCTCTGAAGATATTTATCAGCTATATCTTTGGTGGTGCAAGAAAAATCACGAGAAAGAACATTATTCTCGTAGTAAATTTCTCAACAATATCAAAACCAAGATGTATTATGAAAAGCGTTGGACACGCTGCCCTACCAGCAACCGCCCTCAAGAGAGAAAGCAAGTGTGGATATTAATCCCGAAAGATTTGCATATCCCTGAAGGCTGCGCTGAAATGGATGTGATGGGTACGCAGGTTTTGAGCTTTGAAACGGCGGTTCGCCAGCTTGTAAACAGATTTGATGATTAA
- a CDS encoding KilA-N domain-containing protein, with the protein MSELIIESRVIRQVNGLYCLNDLHKASGANPNKRPTDWLRLLQVSELIDELKQEFSKVRIPTLEQNQKVIATVKGGNKAGTYACRELVLAYATWISPHFFLQVLRTFDAVHSGSLKAVDLPPSAPHYLLLDALKHAPLRPPRSLVEADLLAEEVRLMEYRLFYSIQWLAYWRDVRLDERGYLQLPMLPR; encoded by the coding sequence ATGAGTGAATTAATTATTGAAAGCCGTGTTATCCGTCAAGTGAATGGTTTGTATTGCTTGAATGACTTACACAAAGCAAGCGGTGCTAACCCCAATAAACGCCCAACAGATTGGCTTCGTTTATTGCAAGTTTCTGAACTTATTGATGAATTAAAGCAAGAATTTTCCAAAGTGAGAATTCCCACTTTGGAACAAAATCAAAAAGTTATTGCGACTGTAAAGGGCGGAAATAAAGCTGGTACTTATGCCTGTCGTGAGTTGGTTTTAGCGTATGCCACATGGATTAGCCCGCATTTCTTTTTGCAGGTGTTGCGTACTTTTGATGCGGTGCATTCAGGCAGCCTGAAAGCGGTGGATTTACCGCCATCTGCTCCACACTATCTGCTTTTGGATGCGCTGAAACACGCGCCATTGCGCCCACCGCGCTCGCTGGTGGAAGCGGATTTATTGGCTGAAGAAGTGCGTTTGATGGAATACCGCCTGTTTTACAGTATTCAATGGCTCGCTTATTGGCGTGATGTTCGTTTAGATGAGCGCGGTTATTTGCAGTTGCCGATGTTGCCACGCTGA
- a CDS encoding pyocin activator PrtN family protein gives MKHQYLDDKPTTAFILTMRYNSPYVLLDKVLQDYLPHINPKTAYQKANSQELPFPVFKADKNSNKSKFIVRITDLAKWLDNCAQDAEDEWKKVNE, from the coding sequence ATGAAACACCAATATCTTGACGACAAACCAACAACCGCATTTATCTTAACCATGCGCTACAATAGCCCATATGTTTTGCTAGACAAAGTCTTACAGGACTACCTGCCCCATATTAATCCCAAAACAGCCTACCAAAAAGCAAATTCACAAGAATTACCATTTCCTGTATTTAAAGCAGATAAAAATAGCAACAAATCCAAATTCATCGTGCGAATAACAGATTTAGCAAAATGGCTAGACAACTGCGCTCAAGATGCAGAAGATGAATGGAAAAAAGTCAATGAATAA